One Electrophorus electricus isolate fEleEle1 chromosome 10, fEleEle1.pri, whole genome shotgun sequence genomic region harbors:
- the has1 gene encoding hyaluronan synthase 1, whose product MEIKPLLKRLGSVVRIVFTFLFALLVLGVVMWAYIDGFQIVSSQYSIVSFGFYGVLLSLHVLCQSLFAFIEHRRMRAQRKTCSYTKTIGFTISAYQEHPVYLRECLQSVNMLKYPSNLLRIVMVVDGNSEDDQYMMEMFKEIFADQDPGCYVWQNNYHTWDPNVQHNAAGDAGLRLEVDPQRLDVEELIRTKRCVCIMQKWGGKREVMYTAFKALGSSVDYIQVCDSDTKLDPLATVELCKVLESNPKYGAVGGDVMILNLNDSYISFLSSLRYWMAFNIERSCQSFFDCVSCISGPLGLYRNDLLQQFLESWYNQTFLGTHCTFGDDRHLTNRMLSMGYSTKYTARSKCYSETPAQFLRWLNQQTRWTKSYFREWLFNTMWWHKHHLWMTYESIVSGIFPFFVTATIIRVFWVGTLWDILWVLCCIQLIGLIKAAYACGLRQSLAMVFMSVYSVLYMTSLLPAKYFAILTMNKSSWGTSGRRQMVGNYIPLLPLSIWAAILLGGLAYTIFRESQLDWTTDAKREEIKFLVYGAIVYVSYWLVMFFLYWVWFRTLCRKRSQSYEVSV is encoded by the exons ATGGAAATTAAACCACTGTTAAAGAGGCTTGGCTCTGTGGTGCGCATTGTCTTTACTTTCCTCTTTGCCCTGCTGGTACTTGGAGTGGTAATGTGGGCTTACATTGATGGATTCCAGATTGTCTCATCCCAGTATAGCATCGTCTCCTTTGGCTTTTATGGTGTTCTGCTTAGTCTCCATGTGCTGTGCCAGAGTCTTTTTGCCTTCATCGAGCACCGTCGGATGCGTGCTCAACGCAAAACTTGCTCCTATACCAAGACCATTGGCTTCACTATTTCTGCCTACCAGGAACACCCTGTTTATCTGCGGGAGTGCTTGCAGTCAGTGAACATGCTCAAATATCCATCCAACCTGCTTCGTATTGTCATGGTGGTGGATGGGAACTCAGAAGATGACCAATACATGATGGAAATGTTCAAGGAGATTTTTGCAGACCAGGATCCTGGCTGCTATGTGTGGCAAAACAATTACCACACATGGGATCCAAACGTGCAGCACAATGCAGCTGGAGATGCTGGATTGAGACTTGAGGTAGACCCCCAGCGCCTTGATGTGGAGGAGCTAATCCGAACAAAGAGGTGTGTTTGTATAATGCAAAAGtggggaggaaagagagaagtgatgtACACTGCCTTCAAAGCACTGGGCTCCTCAGTGGACTATATACAG GTGTGTGACTCGGACACTAAATTGGACCCCTTAGCAACGGTGGAGCTGTGTAAGGTCCTTGAGAGTAACCCCAAATATGGTGCCGTGGGTGGAGATGTGATGATCCTCAACCTGAATGACTCCTACATCAGCTTCTTGAGCAGCTTGCGGTACTGGATGGCCTTCAACATCGAGCGGTCCTGCCAGTCCTTTTTTGACTGTGTTTCTTGTATCAGCGGCCCCTTAG GTCTGTACAGGAATGATCTCTTGCAGCAGTTTCTGGAATCTTGGTACAACCAGACATTTCTTGGCACACACTGTACCTTCGGGGATGATCGACATCTCACTAATCGCATGCTGAGCATGGGTTATTCTACCAA GTACACAGCTCGCTCTAAGTGCTATTCAGAGACACCAGCCCAGTTTCTGAGGTGGCTAAACCAACAGACACGCTGGACCAAGTCATATTTTCGCGAGTGGCTGTTTAATACTATGTGGTGGCACAAGCATCACCTCTGGATGACATATGAATCCATTGTGTCTGGAATTTTTCCCTTCTTTGTCACAGCCACCATCATCCGAGTATTTTGGGTAGGCACGCTGTGGGACATCCTCTGGGTCCTTTGCTGTATTCAGCTGATTGGGCTGATCAAGGCAGCCTATGCTTGTGGCCTGAGACAAAGCCTAGCGATGGTTTTCATGTCCGTCTACTCTGTACTTTACATGACAAGTCTTCTGCCAGCCAAATATTTTGCCATTCTCACCATGAACAAAAGCAGCTGGGGCACTTCAGGGCGCCGGCAGATGGTTGGCAATTATATCCCCTTGCTGCCCCTGTCGATATGGGCAGCCATCTTGTTGGGAGGCTTGGCCTATACAATCTTCAGGGAAAGCCAGCTGGACTGGACCACAGATGCAAAAAGGGAGGAGATCAAGTTTTTGGTCTATGGCGCTATAGTGTATGTCAGCTACTGGCTTGTAATGTTCTTCCTCTACTGGGTATGGTTTCGTACACTGTGCCGAAAACGTTCGCAGAGTTATGAAGTGAGTGtataa